A window from Acinonyx jubatus isolate Ajub_Pintada_27869175 chromosome E1, VMU_Ajub_asm_v1.0, whole genome shotgun sequence encodes these proteins:
- the CHD3 gene encoding chromodomain-helicase-DNA-binding protein 3 isoform X5 has protein sequence MASPLRDEEEEEEEMVVSEEEEEEEEEGDEEEEEVEAADEDYEEDDDEGVLGRGPGHDRGRDRHSPPGCHLFPPPPPPPPLPPPPPPPPPPPDKDDLRLLPSALGVKKRKRGPKKQKENKPGKPRKRKKLDSEEEFGSERDEYREKSESGGSEYGTGPGRKRRRKHREKKEKKTKRRKKGEGDGGQKQVEQKSSATLLLTWGLEDVEHVFSEEDYHTLTNYKAFSQFMRPLIAKKNPKIPMSKMMTILGAKWREFSANNPFKGSAAAVAAAAAAAAAAVAEQVSAAVSSTAPVAPSGPPTLPAPPSADTQPPPIRRAKTKEGKGPGHKRRSKSPRVPDGRKKLRGKKMAPLKIKLGLLGGKRKKGGSYVFQSDEGPEPEAEESDLDSGSVHSASGRPDGPVRTKKLKRGRPGRKKKKVVLGCPAVAGEDEVDGYETDHQDYCEVCQQGGEIILCDTCPRAYHLVCLDPELDRAPEGKWSCPHCEKEGVQWEAKEEEEEYEEEGEEEGEKEEEDDHMEYCRVCKDGGELLCCDACISSYHIHCLNPPLPDIPNGEWLCPRCTCPVLKGRVQKILHWRWGEPPVSVPAPQQADGNPDAPPPRPLQGRSEREFFVKWVGLSYWHCSWAKELQLEIFHLVMYRNYQRKNDMDEPPPLDYGSGEDDGKSDKRKVKDPHYAEMEEKYYRFGIKPEWMTVHRIINHSVDKKGNYHYLVKWRDLPYDQSTWEEDEMNIPEYEEHKQSYWRHRELIMGEDPAQPRKYKKKKKELQGDGPPSSPTNDPTVKYETQPRFITATGGTLHMYQLEGLNWLRFSWAQGTDTILADEMGLGKTIQTIVFLYSLYKEGHTKGPFLVSAPLSTIINWEREFQMWAPKFYVVTYTGDKDSRAIIRENEFSFEDNAIKGGKKAFKMKREAQVKFHVLLTSYELITIDQAALGSIRWACLVVDEAHRLKNNQSKFFRVLNGYKIDHKLLLTGTPLQNNLEELFHLLNFLTPERFNNLEGFLEEFADISKEDQIKKLHDLLGPHMLRRLKADVFKNMPAKTELIVRVELSPMQKKYYKYILTRNFEALNSRGGGNQVSLLNIMMDLKKCCNHPYLFPVAAMESPKLPSGAYEGGALIKASGKLMLLQKMLRKLKEQGHRVLIFSQMTKMLDLLEDFLDYEGYKYERIDGGITGALRQEAIDRFNAPGAQQFCFLLSTRAGGLGINLATADTVIIFDSDWNPHNDIQAFSRAHRIGQANKVMIYRFVTRASVEERITQVAKRKMMLTHLVVRPGLGSKAGSMSKQELDDILKFGTEELFKDENEGENKEEDSSVIHYDNEAIARLLDRNQDATEDTDVQNMNEYLSSFKVAQYVVREEDKIEEIEREIIKQEENVDPDYWEKLLRHHYEQQQEDLARNLGKGKRVRKQVNYNDAAQEDQDNQSEYSVGSEEEDEDFDERPEGRRQSKRQLRNEKDKPLPPLLARVGGNIEVLGFNTRQRKAFLNAVMRWGMPPQDAFTTQWLVRDLRGKTEKEFKAYVSLFMRHLCEPGADGSETFADGVPREGLSRQQVLTRIGVMSLVKKKVQEFEHINGRWSMPELMPDPSADSKRSSRASSPTKTSPTTPEASATNSPCTSKPATPAPSEKGDGVRTPLEKDEAENQEEKPERKIEKMETEADAPSPAPSLGERLEPRKIPLEEEVSGIAGEMEPEPGYRGDREKSATESTPGERGEEKPLDGQEHRERPEGETGDLGKRAEDVKGDRELRPGPPRDEPRSNGRREEKAEKPRFMFNIADGGFTELHTLWQNEERAAISSGRLNEIWHRRHDYWLLAGIVLHGYARWQDIQNDAQFAIINEPFKTEANKGNFLEMKNKFLARRFKLLEQALVIEEQLRRAAYLNLSQEPAHPAMALHARFAEAECLAESHQHLSKESLAGNKPANAVLHKGKGRGGPARGRAHNAASEPAGGVAERHEGGRDPPARHAVPNTPHRSPPSDVRAQHPQPAGQQGHGASPHTGLPPGSVRYTSGVRGGLQRRTRRGPGRRRRQLQPDACRVLHHSRHQRPSGAGEEGEGNGGGTGVRRAGSEGAPSRGGDLYRRLTGPQACPSPRPRARGRPPAQALGPAANSPPSPPLGPPLG, from the exons CAGGTAGAACAGAAGTCGTCAGCGACTCTGCTGCTGACCTGGGGCCTGGAGGATGTGGAGCACGTGTTCTCCGAGGAGGATTACCACACGCTCACCAACTACAAAGCCTTCAGCCAGTTCATGAG GCCCCTGATTGCGAAGAAGAATCCTAAGATCCCGATGTCTAAGATGATGACCATCCTTGGGGCCAAGTGGAGAGAGTTCAGTGCCAACAACCCCTTCAAGGGGTCGGCAGCTGCCgtggcggcggccgcggcggcggcggccgcagcTGTGGCTGAGCAGGTGTCAGCTGCCGTCTCATCGACCGCCCCTGTAGCACCTTCCGGACCCCCCACCCTTCCAGCACCTCCTTCTGCTGAtacccagcccccacccatcCGAAGAGCCAAAACCAAAGAGGGCAAAG GTCCAGGCCATAAAAGGCGGAGTAAGAGCCCCCGAGTGCCCGACGGACGCAAGAAGCTTCGGGGAAAGAAGATGGCGCCACTCAAAATCAAACTAGGGCTGCTGGGTGGCAAGCGGAAGAAGGGAGGCTCG TATGTCTTTCAGAGCGACGAGGGCCCCGAACCCGAGGCTGAGGAGTCAGACCTGGACAGCGGCAGCGTCCACAGCGCCTCGGGCCGGCCTGATGGCCCTGTCCGCACCAAGAAGCTAAAGAGAGGCCGgccagggaggaagaagaagaagg TAGTCCTGGGCTGTCCCGCAGTGGCCGGGGAGGACGAGGTTGACGGCTACGAGACGGACCACCAGGATTACTGTGAGGTGTGCCAGCAGGGCGGGGAAATCATTCTGTGCGACACCTGCCCTCGTGCCTACCACCTCGTCTGCCTTGATCCTGAGCTTGACCGGGCTCCTGAGGGCAAATGGAGCTGCCCCCACTGC GAGAAGGAGGGGGTCCAGTGGGaggccaaggaggaggaggaggagtacgaggaggagggagaggaggaaggggagaaggaggaggaggacgaccaCATGGAGTACTGTCGCGTGTGCAAGGATGGCGGCGAGCTCCTGTGCTGTGACGCTTGCATTTCTTCCTACCACATCCACTGTCTGAACCCGCCCCTGCCTGACATCCCCAACGGTGAATGGCTGTGTCCCCGATGCACA TGCCCCGTGCTGAAAGGCCGCGTGCAGAAGATCCTGCATTGGCGGTGGGGGGAGCCACCCGTGTCAGTGCCGGCGCCCCAACAGGCGGATGGGAACCCGGatgccccacccccccgcccccttcaaGGCCGATCCGAGCGAGAGTTCTTTGTCAAGTGGGTGGGACTGTCCTACTGGCACTGCTCCTGGGCCAAGGAGCTTCAG TTGGAAATCTTCCACTTGGTGATGTACCGGAACTACCAGCGGAAGAACGACATGGACGAGCCCCCGCCGCTGGACTATGGCTCTGGCGAGGACGACGGGAAGAGTGACAAGCGCAAGGTGAAGGACCCACACTACGCGGAGATGGAGGAAAAGTACTATCGCTTTGGTATCAAGCCGGAGTGGATGACCGTCCACCGCATCATCAACCACAG TGTGGATAAAAAGGGGAATTACCACTATCTGGTGAAATGGAGAGACCTGCCGTACGACCAGTCCACGTGGGAGGAAGATGAAATGAACATCCCTGAATACGAGGAGCATAAGCAGAGCTACTGGCGACACCG AGAACTAATTATGGGGGAGGACCCGGCCCAGCCCCGCAAgtacaagaagaagaagaaggagctGCAGGGCGACGGGCCTCCCAGCTCTCCTACGAATGAC CCCACGGTGAAATACGAGACTCAGCCACGGTTTATCACGGCCACGGGAGGCACGCTGCACATGTATCAGCTGGAGGGCTTGAACTGGCTGCGCTTCTCGTGGGCTCAGGGCACCGACACCATCCTGGCTGATGAGATGGGGCTGGGCAAGACCATACAGACCATTGTCTTCCTCTACTCGCTCTATAAGGAG GGCCACACGAAGGGTCCCTTCTTGGTGAGCGCCCCACTCTCCACCATCATTAACTGGGAGCGGGAGTTCCAGATGTGGGCACCCAAGTTCTACGTGGTGACCTACACGGGGGACAAGGACAGCCGGGCCATCATTCGGGAGAACGAGTTTTCCTTCGAAGACAACGCCATCAAAGGTGGCAAGAAAGCTTTTAAGATGAAG AGGGAGGCCCAGGTGAAGTTCCATGTGCTCCTGACATCGTACGAGCTGATCACCATTGATCAGGCAGCACTCGGTTCCATCCGCTGGGCCTGCCTTGTGGTGGATGAAGCCCATCGGCTCAAGAATAACCAGTCCAAG TTTTTCAGGGTCCTCAATGGCTACAAGATAGATCATAAGTTGCTGCTGACAGGGACTCCATTGCAGAATAATCTGGAGGAGCTTTTCCATCTGCTTAACTTCCTCACCCCCGAGAGGTTTAA CAATctggaaggcttcttggaggagttTGCTGACATATCCAAAGAAGACCAGATTAAGAAACTGCATGATTTGCTTGGGCCGCACATGCTGCGGAGGCTCAAGGCCGATGTCTTTAAGAACATGCCAGCCAAGACAGAGCTCATTGTTCGGGTGGAGCTGAGCCCCATGCAGAA GAAATACTACAAGTACATCCTGACTCGGAACTTTGAGGCCTTGAATTCACGAGGTGGTGGGAACCAGGTGTCGCTGCTCAACATCATGATGGACCTTAAGAAGTGCTGCAACCATCCCTACCTCTTTCCTGTGGCTGCTATG GAGTCCCCCAAACTGCCCAGTGGGGCTTATGAGGGTGGGGCACTTATTAAGGCATCTGGGAAGCTTATGCTGCTGCAGAAGATGCTGCGAAAGCTGAAGGAGCAAGGACACCGAGTGCTCATCTTCTCGCAG ATGACCAAGATGTTGGACCTGCTAGAGGACTTCTTAGACTACGAAGGCTACAAGTACGAGCGCATCGACGGCGGCATCACtggggccctgaggcaggaggccATCGATCGCTTCAATG ctcctggcGCCCAGCAGTTCTGCTTCCTACTGTCCACCCGGGCCGGGGGCCTGGGCATCAATCTGGCCACTGCCGACACTGTCATCATCTTCGATTCCGACTGGAACCCTCATAACGACATCCAG GCCTTCAGCCGTGCTCACCGGATCGGCCAGGCCAACAAAGTGATGATTTACCGGTTTGTGACTCGAGCGTCCGTGGAGGAGCGCATCACACAGGTGGCCAAGAGGAAGATGATGCTCACCCACCTGGTGGTGCGGCCTGGGCTGGGCTCCAAGGCGGGCTCCATGTCCAAGCAGGAGCTGGACGACATCCTCAAGTTCGGCACCGAGGAGCTGTTCAAGGATGAGAACGAGG GGGAGAACAAGGAGGAGGACAGCAGCGTGATTCACTACGACAATGAGGCCATTGCGCGGCTGTTGGACCGGAACCAGGATGCGACAGAGGACACCGACGTGCAGAACATGAACGAGTATCTGAGCTCCTTCAAGGTGGCGCAGTACGTGGTGCGGGAGGAGGACAAG ATTGAGGAGATCGAACGAGAGATCATTAAGCAGGAGGAGAACGTGGACCCCGACTACTGGGAGAAGCTGCTGAGGCATCACTACGAGCAACAGCAGGAAGACCTGGCCCGGAATCTCGGCAAGGGCAAGCGGGTTCGCAAGCAGGTCAACTACAACGACGCCGCTCAGGAGGACCAAG ACAACCAGTCCGAATACTCCGTGGGATcggaggaggaagatgaagacTTTGATGAGCGTCCAGAAG ggcgTCGACAGTCCAAGAGGCAGCTCCGGAACGAAAAGGACAAGCCGctgcctcccctgctggctcgAGTTGGGGGCAACATCGAG GTGCTGGGATTCAACACCCGGCAGCGGAAGGCCTTCCTCAACGCCGTGATGCGCTGGGGGATGCCACCACAGGACGCCTTCACCACGCAGTGGCTGGTGCGGGACCTCAGGGGCAAGACGGAGAAGGAGTTCAA GGCCTATGTGTCTCTGTTCATGCGCCATCTGTGTGAGCCCGGGGCAGACGGTTCTGAAACCTTTGCTGACGGGGTCCCCCGGGAGGGCCTGAGTCGCCAGCAAGTGTTGACCCGAATTGGAGTCATGTCTCTCGTCAAGAAGAAG GTGCAGGAGTTTGAGCACATCAATGGGCGCTGGTCGATGCCCGAGCTGATGCCCGACCCCAGTGCCGACTCTAAGCGCTCCTCCAGGGCCTCCTCTCCTACCAAAACGTCTCCCACCACCCCGGAGGCTTCTGCCACAAACAGCCCTTGCACTTCTAAACCTG ctACTCCGGCTCCAAGTGAGAAGGGAGATGGCGTCAGGACACCTCTTGAAAAGGATGAAGCGGAAAACCAGGAGGAGAAACCGGAGAGGAAGATCGAGAAGATGGAAACAGAG GCCGATGCCCCTAGCCCAGCCCCGTCGCTTGGGGAGCGGCTGGAGCCAAGGAAGATTCCTCTAGAGGAAGAGGTGTCTGGAATAGCAGGAGAAATGGAGCCTGAACCTGGGTAccggggggacagagagaagtcaG ccACAGAGTCAACGccaggagagaggggggaggagaagccATTGGATGGACAGGAACACAGGGAGAGGCCGGAGGGGGAGACAGGGGATTTGGGCAAGAGAG CAGAGGATGTGAAAGGGGACCGGGAGCTTCGACCGGGGCCTCCTCGGGACGAGCCACGGTCCAACGGGCGGCGCGAGGAGAAGGCGGAGAAGCCTCGGTTCATGTTCAACATCGCAGACGGCGGCTTCACAG AGCTTCACACGCTGTGGCAGAATGAGGAACGGGCAGCTATTTCCTCGGGGAGACTCAACGAGATCTGGCACCGAAGACACGACTACTGGCTTCTGGCTGGGATTGTCCT CCATGGCTACGCACGGTGGCAGGACATCCAGAATGATGCTCAGTTTGCCATTATCAACGAGCCGTTTAAAACCGAAGCCAATAAGGGGAACTTCCTGGAGATGAAAAATAAGTTCCTGGCCCGGAGGTTCAAG CTCCTGGAGCAGGCGCTGGTGATCGAGGAGCAGCTTCGGCGGGCGGCCTACCTGAACCTATCGCAGGAGCCGGCGCACCCCGCCATGGCCCTCCACGCCCGCTTCGCCGAGGCCGAGTGCCTGGCCGAGAGCCACCAGCACCTCTCCAAGGAGTCGCTGGCGGGGAACAAGCCGGCCAACGCCGTCCTGCACAAGGGTAAGGGCCGCGGCGGCCCCGCGCGGGGGAGGGCCCACAACGCTGC TTCTGAACCAGCTGGAGGAGTTGCTGAGCGACATGAAGGCGGACGTGACCCGCCTGCCCGCCACGCTGTCCCGAATACCCCCCATCGCAGCCCGCCTTCAGATGTCCGAGCGCAGCATCCTCAGCCGGCTGGCCAGCAAGGGCACGGAGCCTCACCCCACACCG GCCTTCCCCCCGGGTCCGTACGCTACACCTCCGGGGTACGGGGCGGCCTTCAGCGCCGCACCCGTAGGGGCCCTGGCCGCCGCAGGCGCCAATTACAGCCAGATGCCTGCAGGGTCCTTCATCACAG CCGCCACCAACGGCCCTCCGGTGCTggtgaagaaggagaaggaaatggtgGGGGCACTGGTGTCAGACGGGCTGGATCGGAAGGAGCCCCGAGCCGGGGAGGTGATCTGTATAGACGACTGACCGGACCCCAGGCCTGCCCATCACCCAGGCCTCGTGCCCGGGGCCGCCCCCCAGCTCAGGCTCTGGGACCTGCGGCCAATtctccaccttccccacccctggggccaccTCTGGGCtag